The following are from one region of the Natronosporangium hydrolyticum genome:
- a CDS encoding sensor histidine kinase, translated as MRWWRRASLRTRLTSLAVGGLAAGLAVGGLVMLAVLAMTMQRSVDSEANRTGTDVARLVQAGALPEPVPVTGEQVVQVVDGQSRVLAASLGADRLVPILRDDELAELRTGGNTMVDGDRLGVAGSVRVVAVAASSPAAGEVTVLVAKPMSDLRHSYAAVRGILLLAFPLLVAGLAMVMWRVVGAALRPVEGLRASAAEITAAGGPASLPVPASRDEVRRLAVTLNDMLDRLERARVRQRAFVADAAHELRSPLATLRTQLEVAQRLAQRDPAAADWSQLSDELLTDVERLSRLVDDLLLLARADETARHPGPVAPVELGQLLREVARGYPAGSVVVDTEGPPVWAAGEPEALRRVVSNLLDNAVRYAAQRVTLAVAPAGPYQLITVTDDGPGIPAADRERVFDRFTRLDDARDRDAGGAGLGLAIVRELVRRHGGSVRLVEADPAPGLRAEVRLPPLVDPPPADPHPADHERTGTTRPVSRLIGS; from the coding sequence ATGCGGTGGTGGCGGCGGGCCAGCCTGCGGACCCGGCTCACCTCGTTGGCGGTCGGTGGGCTCGCGGCCGGGCTCGCGGTCGGCGGGCTGGTGATGCTCGCCGTCCTCGCCATGACAATGCAACGCAGCGTCGATTCTGAGGCGAACCGGACCGGCACGGACGTCGCCCGGCTGGTCCAAGCAGGAGCCCTGCCCGAGCCGGTGCCGGTTACGGGGGAGCAGGTGGTGCAGGTGGTCGACGGGCAGAGCCGAGTGCTCGCCGCCTCGCTTGGCGCCGACCGGCTGGTGCCGATCCTCCGCGACGACGAGCTGGCGGAGCTCCGTACCGGCGGCAACACCATGGTCGACGGCGACCGGCTGGGGGTCGCCGGCAGCGTCCGGGTGGTGGCGGTGGCGGCGAGCAGCCCGGCCGCAGGAGAGGTCACAGTGCTGGTGGCGAAGCCCATGTCGGACCTGCGGCACAGCTACGCAGCGGTCCGCGGCATCCTGCTACTGGCCTTCCCGCTGCTGGTGGCCGGGCTCGCGATGGTGATGTGGCGAGTGGTGGGAGCGGCGCTGCGACCGGTCGAGGGCCTGCGGGCCAGCGCCGCCGAGATCACCGCGGCCGGAGGGCCGGCGAGCCTGCCGGTGCCGGCATCCAGGGATGAGGTCCGGCGACTAGCGGTCACCCTCAACGACATGCTCGACCGGTTGGAGCGCGCCCGGGTCAGGCAGCGGGCATTCGTCGCCGACGCGGCCCACGAGCTTCGTAGCCCGTTGGCGACTCTGCGCACCCAGCTGGAGGTGGCGCAGCGGCTGGCCCAGCGCGACCCGGCCGCGGCTGACTGGTCCCAACTCTCCGACGAGCTGCTCACCGATGTCGAACGGTTGAGCAGGCTGGTGGACGACCTACTGCTGTTGGCCCGCGCCGACGAGACCGCGCGGCATCCCGGACCGGTGGCGCCGGTCGAGCTAGGGCAGCTACTGCGGGAGGTCGCCCGGGGGTACCCGGCTGGCTCGGTGGTGGTCGACACGGAAGGCCCGCCGGTGTGGGCAGCCGGCGAACCCGAGGCGTTGCGGCGGGTGGTGTCGAATCTGCTCGACAACGCGGTCCGGTACGCCGCCCAGCGGGTGACGCTGGCGGTCGCACCAGCCGGCCCGTACCAGCTGATTACGGTGACCGATGACGGCCCCGGCATCCCGGCGGCGGACCGCGAACGGGTCTTCGACCGGTTCACCCGGCTCGACGACGCCCGGGATCGCGACGCTGGTGGGGCCGGCCTCGGCCTGGCGATCGTCCGGGAGCTGGTGCGCCGGCACGGTGGTTCGGTGCGACTGGTGGAGGCGGACCCGGCGCCCGGTCTGCGGGCCGAGGTCCGGCTCCCGCCGCTGGTTGACCCTCCTCCGGCCGATCCCCACCCGGCCGATCATGAGCGTACTGGTACGACTCGCCCGGTGAGTCGGTTGATTGGCTCATGA
- a CDS encoding S1 family peptidase, with protein MMDQRFAKRLGAVTVSAAFAAALLPAAAGATEAGTADEAGTFTGSPEMLTAVERDLGLTAGAAQQRFDTEFAASQTLEQLASDLADGYAGGWVTDDQQLVVAVTDDASAEQVRAAGGEPQLVSHSEAELNSVMADLDAAPTPDADEVYGWHVEVTSNQVVVQAAPDAVAEATAWAEEAGVDAVTVEPTEEAPEPLYDVIGGDAYYPGASRCSVGFSVAPAGFVTAGHCGGVGTSTSGFNNAAQGTVQGSSFPGNDYGWVSVNSNWSTQPLVNQYNGSAVTVAGGQAAGVGSAVCRSGSTTGWHCGEITHLNQTVNYAEGTVTGLTRTTACAEPGDSGGSWLAGSQAQGVTSGGSGNCSTGGVTFFQPLQPILSAYGLSLVTS; from the coding sequence ATGATGGACCAGAGATTCGCCAAACGGCTCGGAGCAGTTACCGTTTCGGCCGCCTTCGCGGCCGCACTGCTCCCAGCAGCCGCTGGCGCCACCGAGGCTGGCACGGCCGACGAGGCCGGCACCTTCACCGGCTCCCCCGAGATGCTCACCGCGGTCGAGCGCGACCTGGGCCTCACCGCCGGAGCGGCCCAGCAGCGCTTCGATACCGAGTTCGCAGCCAGCCAAACCCTCGAACAACTCGCCTCCGACCTGGCCGACGGCTACGCCGGCGGTTGGGTCACCGACGACCAGCAGCTGGTGGTGGCGGTCACCGACGACGCCAGCGCCGAGCAGGTGCGGGCCGCCGGCGGGGAGCCACAACTGGTCAGCCACAGCGAAGCCGAGCTGAACAGCGTGATGGCCGACCTCGACGCCGCACCCACCCCGGATGCCGACGAGGTCTACGGGTGGCACGTCGAGGTCACCAGCAACCAGGTGGTGGTGCAGGCCGCCCCGGACGCGGTCGCCGAGGCCACCGCATGGGCCGAGGAGGCTGGGGTCGACGCGGTAACGGTCGAGCCCACCGAGGAGGCGCCGGAGCCGCTGTACGACGTGATCGGCGGCGATGCCTATTACCCGGGCGCCAGCCGCTGCTCGGTCGGCTTCTCGGTCGCCCCCGCTGGCTTCGTCACCGCCGGCCACTGTGGCGGTGTCGGCACCAGCACCAGCGGGTTCAACAACGCCGCCCAGGGCACCGTGCAGGGCTCCAGCTTCCCCGGCAACGACTACGGCTGGGTCTCGGTGAACAGCAACTGGAGCACGCAGCCGCTGGTCAACCAGTACAACGGCAGCGCGGTCACAGTGGCGGGCGGCCAGGCCGCCGGGGTCGGGTCGGCGGTGTGCCGGTCCGGATCCACCACCGGCTGGCACTGCGGCGAGATCACCCACCTCAACCAGACCGTCAACTACGCGGAAGGCACCGTGACCGGACTGACCCGGACCACCGCCTGCGCTGAGCCCGGCGACTCCGGCGGCTCCTGGCTCGCCGGCAGCCAGGCGCAGGGCGTGACCTCCGGCGGCTCCGGCAACTGCTCCACCGGTGGCGTCACGTTCTTCCAGCCATTGCAGCCGATCCTCAGCGCCTACGGATTGTCGCTAGTGACCAGTTAA
- a CDS encoding S1 family peptidase, producing the protein MALSAGIAAALAPAGASASPGLGAAAPDDAPLGDATMLAAMERDLGLSNDAALERLALDFAATETEVELRDSLESIGGAWIDGDHLVVAVTDQAEATTVRAAGAVPRLVTHTEAQLDSVMTTLDGVTTPDASEVYGWHVDVVTNQVVVQAAPGADAVAEAWVEEAGVDAATVRVETTSEAPELLYDIIGGQAYYPGNSRCSVGFAVQPRGFVTAGHCGGVGTSVRGHNQVAMGTVQRSNFPGSDAGYVAANTNWVPRPWVTQYNGSNWVVRSSQVAAIGAATCRSGSTTGAHCGNITHRNQTVNYAQGSVSGLTRTTVCAEPGDSGGSFVASGISAQGVTSGGSGNCSWGGVTFFQPINPMLSSYGLTLVTG; encoded by the coding sequence GTGGCGCTATCCGCGGGCATCGCGGCCGCGTTGGCTCCGGCCGGCGCATCCGCCAGCCCGGGCCTCGGCGCCGCGGCCCCCGACGACGCCCCGCTCGGCGACGCCACCATGCTCGCCGCCATGGAACGGGACCTGGGTCTGAGCAACGACGCCGCCCTGGAGCGGCTCGCGCTCGACTTCGCCGCCACCGAGACCGAGGTGGAGCTCCGGGACAGCCTCGAATCGATCGGCGGCGCCTGGATCGACGGCGACCACCTCGTGGTGGCGGTGACCGACCAGGCCGAGGCGACCACCGTCCGGGCCGCGGGCGCGGTGCCGCGGCTGGTCACCCACACCGAGGCGCAGCTCGACTCGGTGATGACCACGCTGGATGGTGTGACCACGCCAGACGCTAGCGAGGTCTACGGCTGGCACGTCGATGTCGTCACCAACCAGGTCGTGGTGCAGGCCGCGCCGGGTGCCGACGCCGTGGCGGAAGCCTGGGTCGAGGAGGCCGGGGTCGACGCGGCGACGGTCCGGGTGGAGACCACCTCCGAGGCCCCGGAGCTGCTGTACGACATCATCGGCGGCCAGGCCTACTACCCGGGCAACAGCCGGTGCTCGGTCGGCTTCGCGGTCCAGCCGCGTGGCTTCGTCACCGCCGGCCACTGTGGCGGTGTCGGCACCAGCGTCCGCGGGCACAACCAGGTCGCGATGGGCACCGTGCAGCGGTCGAACTTCCCCGGCTCCGACGCCGGCTACGTCGCCGCCAACACCAACTGGGTGCCCCGGCCGTGGGTGACTCAGTACAACGGCAGCAACTGGGTGGTCCGCAGCTCGCAGGTGGCCGCTATCGGCGCGGCGACCTGCCGGTCTGGTTCGACCACCGGCGCCCACTGCGGCAACATCACCCACCGCAACCAGACCGTCAACTACGCCCAGGGCAGCGTGAGCGGCCTGACCCGGACCACCGTCTGCGCCGAGCCGGGCGACTCCGGCGGCTCGTTCGTGGCCTCCGGCATCAGCGCCCAGGGCGTCACCTCCGGTGGCTCCGGGAACTGCTCCTGGGGCGGCGTGACGTTCTTCCAGCCGATCAACCCGATGCTGAGCTCCTACGGGTTGACCCTGGTCACCGGCTGA
- a CDS encoding mechanosensitive ion channel family protein translates to MLTFLADLFVPMLATLAALVLVFIGHRLLRFLGRRSTLARDLVSRAYRPAQVAAALLAWWLTLWLLADEPWHEPVLHGLLLGLIAAGGWLAVALLNVLTDTALRRLRLEGRDPLVARRIRTRLKVAHRVTLAVVSTVAGGIMLITFESVRTVGVSLLASAGLVGIVAALAAQSMLSNFFAGLQVAFGDSLRLDDVVVVEGEWGWIEEITLRHVVLKIWDERRLILPTSYFTTTPFENWTKSERQLLGTVELDVDWSVPFDEMRAELRRVLSNTPLWDGRECGLQVIDGTGNAVRVRALVSARDSSAQWQLRCLVREQLIGWLQRVHPTALPRLRTDVAATAVPEGSAVPGAGAILRQPGGAGADGARPDQRSVR, encoded by the coding sequence ATGCTGACGTTCTTGGCTGACTTGTTCGTTCCGATGCTCGCGACCCTGGCGGCGTTGGTGCTCGTCTTCATCGGCCACCGCCTGTTGCGGTTCCTCGGTCGTCGCTCCACCCTCGCGCGTGACCTGGTGAGCCGTGCGTACCGCCCGGCGCAGGTGGCGGCGGCGTTGCTGGCCTGGTGGCTCACGCTGTGGCTGCTCGCCGACGAGCCGTGGCACGAGCCGGTGCTGCACGGTCTCCTGCTTGGGCTGATCGCGGCCGGGGGTTGGCTGGCGGTGGCGTTGCTGAACGTGCTGACCGACACCGCGCTGCGCCGGCTTCGGCTGGAGGGGCGGGATCCACTGGTCGCGAGGCGGATCCGGACCCGGCTCAAAGTGGCGCACCGGGTGACGCTCGCGGTGGTCTCCACGGTGGCGGGCGGCATCATGCTGATCACCTTCGAGAGTGTCCGCACCGTCGGGGTGAGCCTGCTGGCGTCGGCCGGCCTGGTGGGTATCGTCGCGGCGCTCGCGGCGCAGAGCATGTTGAGCAACTTCTTCGCGGGGCTGCAGGTCGCGTTCGGCGACTCGCTGCGCCTCGACGATGTGGTGGTGGTCGAGGGGGAGTGGGGCTGGATCGAGGAGATCACCCTGCGGCACGTAGTCCTCAAGATCTGGGACGAGCGGCGGCTGATCCTGCCGACTTCGTACTTCACCACCACACCGTTCGAGAATTGGACCAAGTCGGAGCGGCAGCTGCTCGGTACGGTCGAGCTCGATGTGGACTGGTCGGTGCCGTTCGACGAGATGCGGGCGGAGTTACGCAGGGTCCTTTCGAACACGCCGTTATGGGATGGGCGGGAGTGCGGCCTGCAGGTGATCGACGGCACCGGCAACGCGGTACGGGTGCGGGCGCTGGTGAGCGCCCGGGACAGTTCGGCGCAGTGGCAGCTGCGGTGCCTGGTCCGGGAGCAGCTGATCGGGTGGCTGCAGCGGGTTCATCCGACCGCCCTGCCGCGGCTGCGGACCGATGTGGCGGCGACTGCGGTGCCGGAGGGCTCTGCCGTCCCCGGCGCCGGCGCCATCCTCAGGCAGCCGGGTGGGGCGGGCGCCGATGGCGCCCGCCCCGATCAGCGGTCGGTCAGGTAA
- a CDS encoding carbohydrate ABC transporter permease — MAAFGEVTTGRKWRWGLLDAAVIAFALFPVLWIVSLSFKTPATIADGNFIPREWTLENYQNIFETALFTRSLINSIGIALISTAIAVVLGMMAAYAVARLDFPGKRALIGVSLLIAMFPQISLVTPLFELWRDLRLFDTWPGLILPYITFALPLAIYTQSAFFRQIPWDLEKAAKMDGATQAQAFRRVIAPLAAPGVVTTAILVFIFCWNDFLFAVSLTSTEASRTAPVALSFFTGDSQFEDPTGSISAAAVVITIPIIIFVLLFQRRIVSGLTSGAVKG, encoded by the coding sequence ATGGCCGCCTTCGGCGAGGTGACGACCGGACGGAAGTGGCGCTGGGGGTTGCTGGACGCGGCGGTGATCGCGTTCGCGCTCTTCCCGGTGCTGTGGATCGTCTCGCTGTCGTTCAAGACTCCCGCGACTATCGCCGACGGCAACTTCATTCCTCGAGAGTGGACACTCGAGAACTACCAGAACATCTTCGAGACCGCGCTGTTCACCCGCTCGCTGATCAACTCGATCGGGATCGCGCTGATCTCGACCGCGATCGCGGTGGTACTCGGGATGATGGCCGCCTACGCGGTGGCCCGCCTGGACTTCCCAGGCAAACGGGCGCTGATCGGTGTGTCGCTGCTGATCGCGATGTTCCCGCAGATCTCGCTGGTGACCCCACTCTTCGAACTGTGGCGCGACCTCCGCCTCTTCGACACCTGGCCAGGACTGATCCTGCCGTACATCACCTTCGCGCTGCCGCTGGCTATCTACACCCAGTCCGCGTTCTTCCGGCAGATCCCGTGGGACCTGGAGAAGGCGGCGAAGATGGACGGCGCCACCCAGGCGCAGGCGTTCCGGCGGGTGATCGCACCGTTGGCCGCACCCGGCGTGGTCACCACCGCCATCCTGGTCTTCATCTTCTGCTGGAACGACTTCCTCTTCGCCGTCTCACTGACCTCCACCGAGGCGTCGCGAACCGCACCAGTAGCGCTGTCCTTCTTCACCGGCGACAGCCAGTTCGAGGACCCCACCGGATCGATCTCGGCAGCCGCGGTGGTGATCACCATTCCGATCATCATCTTCGTGCTGCTCTTCCAGCGCCGGATCGTCTCCGGCCTGACCTCCGGCGCCGTCAAGGGATAG
- a CDS encoding ABC transporter substrate-binding protein, with amino-acid sequence MPTSPGPHRRAWARATAVLTALGVAMPLAACATDAGGPPVINLYYAPEQNLPEVVATCNEAAQGRYRINYQVLPRDADEQRVQMVRRLAAEDNDMDVLGLDVTWTQEFASAEWVREWTGEYQTAAEQDTLPAAVESARYEDRLYAAPKNTNVQLLWYRTDLVDEPPATWDELIEAAQELRDQGQPYEIITMGAQYEGLVVLFNTLTASAGGEIVDEEGTEAVVDEGAVQALELLQRFATAGVTSPAFSNAMEDEARLAFQTGDAAFQLNWPFVYPALQEDAPELAADVGWAPYPAVDPDQPARVTAGGYNLAVSAYSRYPAEAFEAALCLRNPENQLFSAVNDGVPPTIESVYDEPELAEAYPMRDVILDELLDASNRPLTPAYQNVSTVIATTLSPPSEIEPAATAQRLREQIQDALDSRGVLP; translated from the coding sequence ATGCCGACCAGCCCAGGACCCCACCGCCGCGCCTGGGCCCGAGCGACCGCGGTGCTCACCGCCCTCGGGGTGGCGATGCCGCTCGCCGCCTGCGCCACCGACGCCGGCGGCCCGCCCGTGATCAACCTCTACTACGCCCCGGAGCAGAATCTGCCCGAGGTCGTAGCGACCTGCAACGAAGCGGCCCAGGGCCGCTACCGAATCAACTATCAGGTGTTGCCCCGAGACGCCGACGAGCAACGGGTGCAGATGGTCCGGCGGCTCGCCGCCGAAGACAACGACATGGATGTCCTCGGACTCGACGTCACCTGGACCCAGGAGTTCGCCAGCGCCGAGTGGGTCCGGGAGTGGACCGGTGAGTACCAGACCGCGGCGGAGCAGGACACGTTGCCGGCAGCGGTGGAGTCGGCCCGGTACGAGGACCGGCTGTACGCCGCCCCGAAGAACACCAACGTGCAGCTGCTCTGGTACCGGACCGACCTGGTCGACGAGCCGCCCGCCACTTGGGACGAGCTGATCGAGGCCGCCCAGGAGCTACGCGACCAGGGCCAGCCGTACGAGATCATCACCATGGGTGCGCAGTACGAGGGCCTGGTGGTGCTCTTCAATACCCTGACCGCCTCGGCCGGCGGCGAGATCGTCGACGAAGAAGGCACCGAGGCGGTGGTCGACGAGGGGGCGGTCCAGGCGCTGGAGCTGCTGCAGCGGTTCGCCACCGCCGGGGTGACCAGTCCGGCGTTCAGCAACGCCATGGAGGACGAGGCGCGGCTGGCCTTCCAGACCGGCGACGCCGCGTTCCAGCTGAACTGGCCGTTCGTCTACCCGGCGCTGCAGGAGGACGCCCCGGAGCTGGCCGCCGATGTCGGTTGGGCGCCGTACCCGGCGGTCGACCCGGACCAGCCCGCGCGGGTCACCGCCGGCGGCTACAACCTGGCGGTCAGCGCCTACTCCCGGTACCCGGCGGAGGCGTTCGAGGCCGCGTTGTGCCTGCGTAATCCGGAGAATCAGCTCTTCTCCGCGGTAAACGACGGGGTGCCGCCGACGATCGAGAGCGTCTACGACGAGCCGGAGCTGGCGGAGGCGTACCCCATGCGCGACGTCATCCTCGACGAGCTGCTGGATGCTTCGAACCGGCCGTTGACGCCGGCGTACCAGAACGTATCGACGGTGATCGCGACGACGTTGTCGCCGCCGTCGGAGATCGAGCCGGCGGCGACCGCGCAGCGGCTGCGGGAGCAGATCCAGGATGCGCTGGACTCCCGTGGAGTCCTGCCATGA
- a CDS encoding ABC transporter ATP-binding protein — protein MAEIVLSSVSKKFPDGTMAVAEVDLSVADGEFVILVGPSGCGKSTTLNMIAGLEDISSGDLYIAGERVNEQAPKDRDIAMVFQSYALYPNMTVRENMSFPLRLAKLDKATIDEKVAEAARVLELTELLDRRPANLSGGQRQRVAMGRAIVRSPKAFLMDEPLSNLDAKLRVQMRTQVSRLQKQLGTTTVYVTHDQTEAMTLGDRVVVMRGGRVQQVGPPQELYDHPTNLFVAGFIGSPAMNFLEAQLAEGRLRSVLGDLVLPDPLRRRLAAAEAPRDLILGVRPEHFEDAELVEPAQRQEGLVFESRADVVESMGSDKYVYFTLESGRASARELEELAADAGTTDLSAASTQLVTRLSAESTAREGELVTVWFNAEKLHLFDPESGRNLSTGPEPPPEPPPEPPPEPPPEPPPGRS, from the coding sequence ATGGCCGAGATCGTGTTGAGCAGCGTCAGCAAGAAATTCCCCGATGGCACCATGGCGGTCGCCGAGGTAGACCTCTCCGTGGCGGACGGTGAGTTCGTCATCCTGGTCGGCCCGTCCGGCTGCGGAAAGTCGACGACGCTGAACATGATCGCCGGCCTGGAGGACATCAGCAGCGGGGATCTCTACATCGCCGGGGAACGGGTCAACGAGCAGGCCCCCAAAGACCGCGACATCGCGATGGTGTTCCAGTCGTACGCGCTATACCCCAACATGACCGTACGCGAAAACATGTCGTTCCCGCTGCGGTTGGCCAAGCTGGACAAGGCCACGATCGACGAGAAGGTGGCGGAGGCGGCCCGGGTTCTGGAACTTACCGAGTTGCTGGACCGCCGACCGGCGAACCTCTCCGGCGGCCAGCGGCAACGGGTAGCGATGGGCCGGGCGATCGTCCGGAGCCCGAAAGCGTTTCTCATGGACGAGCCCTTGTCCAACTTGGATGCCAAGCTGCGGGTGCAGATGCGCACGCAGGTGTCGCGGCTACAGAAGCAGCTGGGCACCACCACCGTCTACGTCACCCACGATCAGACCGAGGCGATGACGCTCGGTGACCGGGTGGTGGTGATGCGCGGCGGCCGGGTGCAACAGGTCGGCCCGCCGCAGGAGCTCTACGACCACCCGACGAACCTGTTCGTGGCCGGCTTCATCGGCTCACCGGCGATGAACTTCCTGGAGGCCCAGCTTGCGGAGGGCCGGCTGCGCAGCGTCCTCGGTGACCTGGTGCTCCCGGACCCGCTTCGGCGCCGGCTGGCCGCGGCCGAGGCTCCCCGCGACCTGATTCTGGGCGTTCGACCAGAACACTTCGAAGACGCCGAGCTGGTCGAGCCGGCGCAACGCCAGGAAGGACTGGTCTTCGAGAGCCGAGCCGACGTGGTCGAATCGATGGGCTCGGACAAGTACGTCTACTTCACGCTGGAGTCGGGGCGGGCCAGCGCGCGGGAGCTGGAGGAGCTCGCCGCCGACGCCGGCACCACGGATCTCTCCGCCGCCAGCACGCAACTGGTCACCCGGCTATCGGCGGAGTCGACCGCCCGCGAGGGTGAACTGGTGACGGTCTGGTTCAACGCCGAGAAGCTGCACCTGTTCGACCCCGAGTCCGGCCGCAACCTCTCGACCGGCCCCGAGCCTCCGCCCGAGCCTCCGCCCGAGCCTCCGCCCGAGCCTCCGCCCGAGCCTCCGCCCGGCCGATCATGA
- a CDS encoding carbohydrate ABC transporter permease, which produces MTAPSSQPGAEAVRVQTGGARRRRPARSEGAAAERRLGWLLCAPAAVVMVAVTGYPILYSVWLSLQRYDLRFPDDREFVGLANYGTVLSNEFWWNAFFVTMLITVVSVAIEFVLGFGLALVMHRTLVGRGLVRTSALIPYGIVTVVAAFSWRYAWTPGTGYLANLFTPEQAPLTDRASALAIIILAEVWKTTPFMALLLMAGLALVPEDLLKAAAVDGAGAWQRFVSVMLPVMKPAILVALLFRTLDAFRIFDNIFILTGGANDTSSVSMLTYTNLIQGLNLGIGSTLSVLIFITVAIIAFLFVKLFGAAAPGSTQEGAR; this is translated from the coding sequence ATGACCGCACCCAGTTCGCAGCCGGGCGCCGAGGCGGTACGCGTACAGACCGGCGGCGCGCGGCGGCGGCGTCCGGCGCGCAGCGAGGGCGCCGCGGCCGAGCGGCGGCTTGGTTGGCTGCTCTGCGCCCCGGCGGCCGTGGTCATGGTGGCGGTCACCGGGTACCCGATTCTGTACTCGGTGTGGCTCTCATTGCAACGCTACGACCTGCGGTTCCCGGATGATCGCGAGTTCGTCGGCCTGGCCAACTACGGCACCGTACTGAGCAACGAGTTCTGGTGGAACGCCTTCTTCGTCACCATGCTGATCACCGTGGTCTCGGTGGCGATCGAGTTCGTGCTCGGGTTCGGCCTCGCGCTGGTCATGCACCGGACGCTGGTGGGTCGCGGGCTGGTCCGGACCTCCGCCCTGATCCCGTACGGGATCGTCACCGTGGTCGCCGCCTTCTCCTGGCGGTACGCGTGGACGCCGGGCACCGGCTACCTGGCGAATCTGTTCACCCCAGAGCAGGCGCCGCTGACCGACCGGGCCAGCGCGCTGGCGATCATCATCCTGGCGGAGGTCTGGAAGACGACGCCGTTCATGGCGCTGCTGCTGATGGCCGGGTTGGCGCTGGTTCCCGAGGATCTACTGAAGGCGGCGGCGGTTGACGGCGCCGGCGCCTGGCAACGCTTCGTGTCGGTGATGCTGCCGGTAATGAAGCCGGCGATCCTGGTCGCGTTGTTGTTCCGGACCTTGGACGCGTTCCGGATCTTCGACAACATCTTCATCCTCACCGGCGGGGCCAACGACACCTCGTCGGTCTCGATGCTGACATATACGAACCTGATTCAGGGTCTGAACCTGGGCATCGGCTCCACCCTGTCGGTACTGATCTTCATCACGGTCGCGATCATCGCCTTCCTCTTCGTCAAGCTGTTCGGCGCGGCAGCCCCCGGCAGCACCCAGGAGGGGGCTCGCTGA
- a CDS encoding response regulator transcription factor, producing MRLLVVEDEARLAGALRRGLQAEGFAVDVALDGPSGLDAARHGSYDAVILDVMLPGLSGYRVVRALRDESNWVPVLMLSAKDGEYDQADGLDVGADDYLTKPFSYVVLLARLRALLRRGAPQRPAVITAGDLSLDPARRRVTCQGAEVVLTSREFAVLEYLIRRQGEVVSKIELLDHVWDSAVATAPNAVEVYIGYLRRKLGRERLLTVRGAGYRLVSEPVAQPQPVTEG from the coding sequence GTGCGACTGCTGGTGGTGGAGGACGAGGCCCGGTTGGCCGGGGCGCTGCGGCGCGGGTTGCAGGCGGAGGGCTTCGCCGTGGATGTGGCGCTGGACGGCCCGAGCGGGCTCGACGCGGCCCGGCACGGTAGCTACGACGCGGTGATCCTCGACGTAATGCTGCCGGGATTGTCGGGATATCGGGTGGTGCGGGCGCTCCGGGACGAATCGAACTGGGTGCCGGTGCTGATGTTGTCGGCCAAAGATGGCGAGTACGACCAGGCCGATGGGCTCGACGTCGGCGCCGACGACTATCTGACCAAGCCGTTCTCGTACGTGGTCCTGCTGGCCCGACTCCGGGCGCTGCTGCGGCGCGGCGCCCCGCAGCGCCCGGCGGTGATCACCGCCGGGGACCTGAGCCTCGACCCGGCCCGGCGGCGGGTTACCTGCCAGGGCGCCGAGGTGGTGCTGACCAGCCGTGAGTTCGCGGTCCTGGAGTACCTGATCCGCCGGCAGGGCGAGGTGGTCTCCAAGATCGAACTGTTGGACCACGTGTGGGACTCGGCGGTGGCCACCGCCCCCAACGCGGTCGAGGTCTACATCGGCTACCTGCGTCGCAAGCTCGGCCGGGAACGGCTGCTGACCGTACGCGGCGCGGGCTACCGCCTGGTGAGCGAACCGGTGGCGCAGCCGCAACCGGTGACGGAGGGGTGA